Below is a window of Leucoraja erinacea ecotype New England chromosome 11, Leri_hhj_1, whole genome shotgun sequence DNA.
TGTTTCTTTCActgttttcatgttcataagtgataggagtaaaattaggccatttggcctatcgtctactccgccattccatcatggctgatctatctctccctctcaaccccattctctgccttctccccatgaccccttgacacccgtactaataaagaatctttcgatctctgccttaaaaatatccattgacttgccctccacagccttctgtggcaatgaattccacagattcaccaccctctggcaaaagaaacctcctcatctccctcctaaaggaatgtccttttattctgaggctatgaccgctagtcctagacagtcctactagtggaaacattctctccatatccactctaacaAAGCGTCGTTTTGACTAGTCTAGAGGGTAGATATCTGAAGTAGGTAAATCTGCTTGaggatggaattgcagatgctagtttaaaccgaagatagacacaaaaagctgtacgtctttgaagtgtgggaagaaaccaaagaactTGGACAAAATCCACActggtcacgggtagaacatgcaaactccatgcaggcaagcacccaagtagtcaggatcaaagccgggtctcgtgtgctgttaggcagcaactctactgctgcgccaccgtgccgcccagaacTTTGTTCCTCTACCTATAACACGTGGCCAAATATTTTTCCTTGATTTCTAACACATTTGGATATTCTTAATATTCAATCAGATGAGATTTCCTTTTAAGTACAATTCTGGACAATCTTGATGAAATATATCttatcaaagttagacacaaaatgctggagtaacttagcagggccggcagcatctctggatagaaggaatgggtgacgatttgggtcaaggcccttcttcagactgagtctggggagagggagatacagagataaggaagtgtaaggtgtgaaaacgagtcaAAGGGGATAGCGATCAAGAAAATGTAgcatagatcattgttaactaggAGATGGTAACAACagtgcaaacagataaaatgtaaatgaggacagtcagactagtcggagaactgggaagggaggggggggggggcaaggatagagagagagagagaggttacttgaagttagagaagtcaatataccgctggggtttaagctgcccagccttcataacaagatttaaggaagttagatagagctctaggggctagtggagtcaagggatatagggagaaggcaggcacgggttattgacaggggacgatcagccatgatcacaatgaatgggagtgctggctcgaagggccgaatggcctccttctgcacctattttctatgtttctatgatgagatgttgttcctccaatttgtgctgggtctcactctgacaatagaggaagCCTAggactgtgtgggaatgggagggggagttattgTTTAGCATCCggtagatcaggttggtttaggcggactgagcggaggttttcagcgaaacaatcgccgagcctgcgcttggtcaagCCGATATATGGGAGTCCACACCTGTAACAGTGGATACAGTTGatgcggttggaggaggtacaagtgatcctctgcctcacctgaaaagactgtcgtggtccttggacggagtcgaggggggaaacATAGGGCcagttgttgcatctcctgcaattgcagggtaaagtacctggggaggggaagcttgggtggggagggggaggcttGGGTTGGAAGGAACGAGATGTCAATCTGTTTTATGTTTGTTACGATGTAGGCTTTGCCTGATCGAATTTTGGACTATTTATTTTGCAGTGACTACTGATGTGGAAACGGAGATGTTAATAATTACTGCTGGAAATAATTCAGTAAATACTCTCAACGGTGTGTTATCCCCGACGTCAAATTCAAAAACTGTTGGACTTGGAGctaaaattacaattacaaaaacAAACATCGAAATTACACCAAATAAGACCAtcactgtctccaccaccacatcTGCAACCACACCAAATACTACTACAACAAGAAGCGTGATCGTGCATCCTGTCGTGCCAATAGAGAAAGAAACCAGCCAAAATCATGACCAAAGTACCCCTAAATTAGTTACATTCACAGTGAAAGATAATATCACTGAACCAGACACTGAAATAATGGTGATTGCCACAGATATCGATGAGGATGAAACCATTGCTTCAAATATCATTCCAGACAAGGTGGATGAAATGATAAATAACCAACTTTTGGTTGTTGGACAGGATAATTTGCCATCCTATTATACAGGAGGGATGGAGTATGTTGACGACCCTCAAATGGAAGAGAATGACATGGATAGTGATGACATGGAGGACACTCCTGAGCTCCCTGATGAATCAATATATATTGCCGCACCTGAAGAAAATGAGAGCCACTTCTTTTTT
It encodes the following:
- the c11h5orf15 gene encoding keratinocyte-associated transmembrane protein 2, whose product is MAARRETRSGLALALGLWRIARSLALLALAAAAAPALSPPAAPVTDNGYPVTTDVETEMLIITAGNNSVNTLNGVLSPTSNSKTVGLGAKITITKTNIEITPNKTITVSTTTSATTPNTTTTRSVIVHPVVPIEKETSQNHDQSTPKLVTFTVKDNITEPDTEIMVIATDIDEDETIASNIIPDKVDEMINNQLLVVGQDNLPSYYTGGMEYVDDPQMEENDMDSDDMEDTPELPDESIYIAAPEENESHFFFYLVAAAFLIAIVYITYHNKRKIYILLVQSRRWKDSLCSRTIEYQRLDQNMHDAMPSLKITKDYIF